From the Cryptosporidium parvum Iowa II chromosome 2, whole genome shotgun sequence genome, one window contains:
- a CDS encoding SMC1 structural maintenance of chromosomes 1 (transcripts identified by EST), producing MHSKISYNTDSMVQIEGFCEKRKERTLKCFIKKLIIENFKSYNGRHIIGPFSEGLTCIVGPNGSGKSNLMDALSFALGLSSNDMRSTNLKDLIYRPEQEGGPVDISQPNNTVGLSQKGSQSNLSNNAEVSLVFTLQFENNQEIVFSRRILSSGASRYLIDKNVVSQETYINKLADYNILVKARNFLVFQGDVEDVAQRAPKELTKLFEQISGSDELIEEYDRLSNEQSLNQIVSHNSFNRRKLLEAERRELQKQIEEVNEYERLEEQKANNRLELVLFQLYCNENMGGKYFDERQAIDNEITLICQNIESEKQKIRDSESKLAKDNLEWSKQCNDLEKLEQDESSKKNEIIKYENSIKRNKLELKKLQKQMESMLTYEQKNKKLIEEYEVKTQSINNELRDLKIQESSEFIDAMSFDLQEYIECKKKADIASSKLREQSLQIEREIANKLGLIEILEKENEEIQIQSTTSRSLLDSISAKINEQEEKLSHSKETELELNSQIFELESNFNGFTDNIAKLSEQRYAFNERIKDIDARKGEVQKEIESRKLIEDMKNYINTGMIIGKEENIVFGRLSDMCHSNNKQYNSVIDSALGKYGEYIVVSTWETAKSCICWLKQHRKQPMNFLPLNSIKLDKRGNSTVMEANLRAICNNNKSMRSLAKDNLHSSDERILPVLEFCLFGVIFTQSLEDAKKIFYTEAPRLGIIPKVMTFDGEKILKNGNISADSSRNQMSNKVFAKEYANLLSKIETLNEEICKLEEAESDGQRRLYRLKENLKRLKIDKNAIELKIEIYKKNKNEKSTGISLLEKQFKEREEEILKHRSEYESLCIKLENIRNEIHDSDQRHFKQLSKKLNIEDIASLEHESRKKHEEQLQKRKKLSSRLNIIIEEYDSIKKRDNTLKEKFKEKEANLARIENLIIEECKQIEKLNEEVSQIEFKQTNLKNSIKSITSFKKEIQKELEAKKKALLELQGLCTSKELERSSKNEELEALNGELIILLKNIVFENIKIPLISGEYDDIRKYWEFFETSGKSKSENHLEYLEPPMIQIDYSALTEGQKNSSKSLKQIESEVSRLKKNISDISHKLESLNPNMKSKGKLKEIDAQLEALLEDQRDIRKKSMEIDKSYKSLRKRRTESFMKCFEAVKEAVGDFYSRLTCDDSNIGGQAFLDLDDTNLEEPFSCGVIFHAMPPSKRFRDIQQLSGGEKTMAALALLFAMQSYHPSPFFVLDEVDAALDPRNVQSIAKFLKKASFQSIVISLKDRLFSQADTLIGVYKNREMQTSSTMTLDLRRYSQPATVILNAQKENLGYNSAYSRSVEYDSHEGSSLAGANFFEKEFDQDIGKGQNISVD from the coding sequence ATGCACTCAAAAATTAGCTATAATACTGACAGTATGGTACAAATTGAAGGTTTTTgtgaaaaaagaaaagaaagaacCCTGAAATGTTtcataaagaaattaattattgagaATTTTAAAAGCTACAATGGGAGGCATATTATTGGACCATTTTCTGAAGGTCTAACATGTATTGTAGGCCCAAATGGCTCAGGAAAATCAAACCTAATGGATGCCCTATCTTTTGCTCTTGGATTATCATCAAATGACATGAGAAGCacaaatttgaaagatttaatCTACCGACCAGAGCAGGAAGGAGGGCCAGTTGATATATCGCAGCCAAACAATACTGTAGGACTCTCTCAGAAAGGTTCTCAATCAAACTTGTCAAATAATGCTGAGGTTTCTCTTGTTTTCACATTACagtttgaaaataatcaagAAATAGTATTTTCAAGGAGAATTTTATCAAGCGGAGCATCAAGGTatttaattgataaaaatgTTGTCTCGCAGGAAACATATATAAACAAGCTGGCAGATTATAACATTTTAGTTAAAGCGAGAAATTTTCTTGTCTTTCAAGGCGACGTAGAGGATGTGGCGCAAAGAGCACCAAAAGAACTGACAAAACTCTTTGAACAAATTTCTGGCAGCGATGAACttattgaagaatatgATCGTTTATCTAATGAACAGAGCTTAAATCAAATCGTATCACATAATAGTTTCAATAGGAGAAAACTCCTCGAAGCAGAAAGACGAGAACTGCAGAAGCAAATTGAGGAAGTGAATGAATATGAGAGATTAGAAGAACAAAAGGCAAATAATCGATTGGAGCTGGTACTTTTTCAACTTTACTGCAATGAAAATATGGGGGGAAAGTATTTTGATGAGCGACAAGCTAtagataatgaaattacattaatatgccaaaatattgaaagtgaaaaacaaaaaattagGGATAGTGAATCTAAGCTTGCCAAGGATAATCTAGAATGGAGCAAACAGTGTAATGATCTCGAAAAACTGGAACAGGATGAATcttcaaagaaaaatgaaataatcaaataCGAAAATAGTATTAAACGCAATAAATTAGAActaaaaaaattacaaaaacaAATGGAAAGTATGCTAACATACGAAcagaaaaacaaaaaattaatagaagaatACGAGGTAAAGACGCAgtcaattaataatgagtTGAGAGATTTGAAGATACAAGAATCCTCTGAATTCATAGATGCAATGTCTTTTGATTTACAAGAATACATTGAATGCAAAAAGAAAGCAGATATAGCATCTTCTAAATTAAGAGAACAATCACTTCAAATAGAACGAGAAATTGCAAATAAACTTGgtttaattgaaattttagaaaaagaaaatgaagaaattcaaattcaatcaACTACTAGTAGGAGTTTGTTAGATTCAATTTCGgcaaaaattaatgaacaGGAAGAAAAGCTAAGCCACTCAAAAGAAACTGAATTAGAGCtaaattctcaaatatttgaattggAATCCAATTTTAATGGCTTTACAGATAATATAGCAAAGCTTTCAGAGCAAAGATATGCATTTAACGAAAGAATTAAGGATATAGATGCAAGAAAAGGAGAAgttcaaaaagaaattgaatcaaggaaattaattgaagataTGAAGAATTACATAAATACTGGAATGATAATTGGGAAAGAAGAAAACATTGTTTTTGGGAGGCTTTCTGACATGTGtcattcaaataataaacaatatAATTCAGTTATAGACTCCGCACTTGGGAAGTATGGCGAATATATAGTGGTTAGTACTTGGGAAACTGCTAAAAGCTGCATTTGCTGGCTAAAACAACATAGAAAACAACCAATGAATTTTCTACCTTTGAACTCTATCAAATTAGATAAGAGAGGCAATTCAACAGTTATGGAGGCTAACTTAAGAGCTATATGcaataataacaaatcAATGAGGTCTTTAGCTAAGGACAATTTACACTCATCAGATGAAAGGATACTTCCCGTATTAGAATTTTGTCTCTTTGGAGTGATTTTCACGCAAAGCCTGGAAGATGctaagaaaatattttacaCTGAAGCTCCAAGATTGGGAATAATACCTAAAGTGATGACTTTCGATGGTGAAAAAATACTTAAGAATGGCAATATCTCCGCTGACTCTTCTAGAAATCAGATGAGCAACAAAGTTTTTGCAAAGGAATATGCAAATTTACTGAGCAAAATCGAAACactaaatgaagaaatttgtAAGCTTGAAGAAGCAGAATCTGATGGGCAGAGAAGATTATATAgattgaaagaaaatttaaagagactgaaaattgataaaaatgCTATAGAgttaaaaattgaaatttataaaaaaaacaaaaatgaGAAAAGTACAGGAATAAGCCTTTTAGAAAAACAATTCAAAGAGAGAGAGGAGGAAATATTGAAACACCGTTCAGAATACGAAAGTTTGTGCataaaattggaaaatatACGAAACGAGATTCATGATTCTGATCAGAGGCATTTTAAACAACTTTCAAAAAAACTAAATATAGAGGATATTGCTTCGCTCGAACACgaatcaagaaaaaaacatGAAGAACAACTACAGAAGAGAAAGAAACTTTCCAGCAGGCTGAATATTATCATAGAAGAATATGATAGTATTAAGAAAAGAGACAATACACTAAAGGAAAAATTTAAGGAAAAAGAAGCCAACTTAGCTCgtattgaaaatttgattattgaAGAATGCAAACAAATCGAGAAATTGAACGAAGAAGTTTCAcaaattgaatttaaacAAACTAATcttaaaaattcaataaaatcaattaCATCATTTAAGAAAGAAATCCAAAAAGAACTAGAGGCAAAAAAGAAAGCTTTATTAGAACTCCAAGGGCTTTGCACAAGTAAAGAGCTTGAGAGAAGTTccaaaaatgaagaattagaAGCTCTTAATGGTGAACTGATTATATTACtgaaaaatattgtatttGAGAACATTAAAATTCCTTTAATCTCTGGAGAATATGATGACATTAGAAAGTATTGGGAATTTTTTGAGACAAGTGGTAAAAGCAAGAGTGAAAACCACCTTGAATATCTTGAGCCCCCAATGATTCAAATAGACTACAGTGCATTGACGGAAGGGCAGAAAAATTCTTCTAAATCACTAAAACAAATAGAAAGTGAAGTCTCGAGActtaaaaagaatatttctGACATTTCACATAAGCTAGAGTCTTTGAACCCAAACATGAAGTCCAAAGGGAAGCTTAAAGAAATAGATGCACAATTGGAAGCACTCTTAGAAGATCAAAGAGatataagaaaaaagtCAATGGAAATTGATAAGTCGTATAAATCACTTCGTAAAAGACGGACAGAATCATTCATGAAATGCTTCGAAGCTGTAAAAGAGGCAGTCGGAGATTTTTATTCAAGACTGACATGCGATGACTCTAATATTGGCGGTCAAGCATTTTTAGATTTGGACGATACTAACTTGGAAGAGCCTTTTTCATGTGGTGTCATTTTTCATGCAATGCCTCCATCTAAACGTTTCCGAGACATACAGCAACTTAGCGGAGGCGAGAAAACAATGGCTGCGTTAGCACTACTTTTTGCAATGCAAAGTTATCATCCATCTCCTTTTTTCGTACTAGATGAAGTGGATGCGGCTCTTGATCCTCGTAATGTACAGTCCATAGCCAAATTCCTGAAAAAAGCTTCATTTCAATCAATTGTTATTTCTCTTAAAGATAGACTTTTTTCCCAGGCAGATACACTTATTGGCGTTTACAAAAATAGAGAAATGCAGACAAGTTCTACTATGACTCTAGACTTGCGGAGATATTCTCAGCCAGCTACCGTAATATTAAATGCgcaaaaagaaaatttggGATATAACTCTGCATATTCCAGAAGTGTCGAATATGACTCACATGAAGGCAGCTCTCTAGCAGGCGCCaatttctttgaaaaagaatttgatcAGGATATTGGCAAGGGTCAGAATATTTCAGTCGATTAA
- a CDS encoding peptidase'insulinase-like peptidase': MTANGNDLELITSILSKNPLIHRPDIVFGKLSDGLDYCIFNSESQRNSFHLNLVLNTGSIHEEEFEKGFANFVQQLILTELNKELLRIRTEHLTNITSSTDFHCTIFNIYNEVENTKLNDSELRATFFDVLEIFLLTIYKFREKLSSSPDVFSDRIEEIKNKTFDIIEKSDKSVANYIEKQIFLQFHRNTLLPKRWPIGEKSSIENITVTGLLKFINKWYLPNNMCLFIVGDIPASNELLANHLSSFVSGIKSLNLEKRASGINLYETSSSHNIFSVKERIGHKTINNALNIIGKYTGSDFQREVVIQHPNIDQVSISIGVKLEICPLVDEGEIFMNAVDTIISNAIHTKLLNSLSQLAFDEESTSISWDFYNSSRENCGWNTFSIVSDEKNWRAVFRLGIQQIVSICNKKMSMEEFEEIVLITISDYKKSAEEELGDDPKLVLDGLIDDWLCGSIPLSKKQEYQLFCKVVDRINPEMIQCRCKALFSHIIYYFDENDHYNKESSSTGCIFVSKPLHNSYQNSEIDQENSINTSNNISKAPESESEFIKSLLEEYKTCVCKDLKLSVESAKSYSNEVFFEKNSYKIERMSESFEFGIWDALKASTYITIDKIFDSIRTNFNSLVGGLVNSDESIENLNGKYSIKELDSLAERIKFYSDNFQNDSCEQGSHSLPNDICDLGL, translated from the coding sequence ATGACAGCTAATGGGAATGATTTAGAGCTTATCACAAGCATTCTATCTAAGAATCCACTAATTCATAGGCCAGACATTGTATTTGGAAAATTGAGTGACGGCCTAGATTATTGTATATTTAACAGTGAATCGCAAAGAAACAGTTTCCACTTGAATCTTGTCTTAAATACGGGCAGTATTCATGAAGAAGAGTTTGAAAAAGGATTTGCGAATTTTGTCcaacaattaattttaaccgaattaaataaagagCTGTTGAGAATTCGTACAGAGCATTTAACAAACATAACATCATCAACTGATTTTCACTGTACAATTTTCAACATATACAACGAAGTTGAAAATACCAAGCTTAATGACTCAGAACTTAGAGCAACTTTCTTCGATGTATTAGAAATTTTTTTGCTAACTATTTACAAATTCCGGGAGAAACTATCTTCGTCTCCAGATGTATTTTCAGACAgaatagaagaaataaaaaataaaacattTGATATCATTGAAAAATCTGATAAATCTGTAGCAAACTATATCGAAAAGCAAATTTTCTTGCAATTTCATAGAAATACTCTATTACCTAAGAGATGGCCAATAGGAGAAAAGTCGagtattgaaaatatcACAGTAACAGGTTTATTaaagtttattaataaatggtATCTTCCGAATAATATGTGTCTGTTTATTGTAGGAGACATTCCTGCTTCTAATGAACTTTTGGCAAACCACTTATCTAGTTTTGTTTCTGGAATTAAAAGTTTAAATCTTGAAAAACGAGCCTCTggtattaatttatatgaAACTTCTAGTTCCcacaatattttttctgtGAAAGAGCGTATTGGACACAAAACTATAAATAACGCactaaatattattggcAAATACACAGGTTCAGATTTTCAAAGGGAAGTTGTCATTCAGCATCCAAATATTGATCAGGTCTCAATTTCTATTGGAGTAAAACTAGAGATTTGCCCATTAGTAGATGAAGGTGAGATTTTTATGAATGCAGTTGACACAATAATATCTAACGCTATACATACAAAGTTATTGAATTCACTATCTCAATTGGCATTTGATGAAGAATCAACATCTATATCTTGGGACTTTTACAATTCTTCTCGTGAAAATTGTGGTTGGAATACATTTTCCATTGTTAGCGATGAAAAGAACTGGAGAGCAGTTTTTAGATTAGGCATTCAACAGATTGTATCTATatgcaataaaaaaatgtcTATGGAGGAGTTTGAAGAGATAGTATTAATTACTATCTCTGACTACAAAAAATCGGcagaagaagaattagGAGATGACCCAAAGTTAGTTCTTGATGGTTTGATTGATGATTGGCTTTGCGGAAGCATCCCATTGAGTAAAAAGCAAGAATATCAACTATTTTGTAAAGTTGTAGACCGGATCAATCCCGAAATGATACAATGCAGGTGCAAAGCTTTATTTAGCCACATCATTTACTACTTTGACGAAAATGATcattataataaagaatctTCCTCTACAGGATGTATTTTTGTGAGTAAGCCATTACATAATTCTTATCAGAATTCAGAAATTGATCAAGAAAACTCTATAAATACTTCGAACAACATCAGCAAAGCTCCAGAATCAGAGTCAGAATTTATCAAGTCACTACTTGAGGAATACAAGACATGTGTTTGTAAAGATCTTAAATTATCTGTTGAATCAGCTAAAAGTTATTCTAATGAAGttttttttgagaaaaataGCTACAAAATTGAGAGAATGTCAGAAAGCTttgaatttggaatttGGGATGCGCTCAAGGCATCTACATATATTACTATAGATAAGATTTTTGACTCTATAAGAACTAACTTTAATTCGCTTGTTGGCGGCTTAGTAAATTCGGATGAAAGCattgaaaatttgaatgGCAAATATTCCATAAAAGAGCTTGATTCACTTGCTGaaagaatcaaattttattcagataattttcaaaatgatTCATGCGAGCAAGGAAGCCATAGCTTACCAAATGACATTTGCGACTTAGGTCTTTAA